The following coding sequences lie in one Arachis ipaensis cultivar K30076 chromosome B05, Araip1.1, whole genome shotgun sequence genomic window:
- the LOC107642952 gene encoding uncharacterized protein LOC107642952, with translation MKKWQMEILHHCHTIQPFSIFDSHPSPWRPYHPKPYSHSRVSCSNNSNNFPRWDSNAEPFRRRNFNRRTEPDEQQQQQQRREREYWSKRRWWSDEPPDIDEGSSGGVWEEVIDSIWIFQVFKSYGWALPFIIASFLLSTGPKAFLMALALPLGQSALQLAFEKLWGQPENKPKRKYRTRRKPRGMNGTTVDEEAEENSRMRTGRTGYQSWVVEDNNSSAADSGNRESQSFRGWDDLERSRSTSSSRMMDGSRSTRTEAGRLSRREVKSDTPLLLRLLIAIFPFLGTWTKML, from the exons ATGAAGAAGTGGCAAATGGAAATCCTTCACCACTGTCACACCATACAGCCCTTCTCCATATTCGATTCTCACCCTTCTCCATGGCGACCCTATCACCCAAAACCCTATTCCCACTCTCGCGTTTCTTGTTCCAACAACAGCAACAACTTCCCCCGGTGGGATTCCAATGCCGAACCGTTTCGCCGACGAAACTTCAACAGAAGAACCGAACCTGAtgagcagcagcaacaacaacaacggcGGGAGCGAGAGTACTGGAGCAAGAGGCGGTGGTGGTCCGACGAGCCTCCCGATATTGACGAAGGAAGCAGCGGTGGGGTTTGGGAAGAAGTCATTGATAGTATTTGGATTTTCCAG GTTTTTAAATCCTACGGTTGGGCACTCCCTTTCATAATAGCATCATTTTTGCTATCTACTGGTCCAAAAGCTTTCCTGATGGCATTAGCACTTCCTCTTGGTCAGTCAGCACTTCAATTAGCATTTGAGAAACTATGGGGACAGCCGGAGAACAAACCGAAACGCAAGTATAGGACAAGGAGGAAACCCCGTGGGATGAATGGCACCACAGTTGATGAAGAAGCAGAAGAAAACTCGAGAATGAGAACGGGGAGGACAGGCTACCAATCATGGGTTGTTGAGGACAATAATAGTTCAGCTGCTGATAGTGGGAACCGAGAATCGCAAAGCTTTAGGGGGTGGGATGACTTAGAAAGATCTAGATCAACAAGCTCATCTCGAATGATGGATGGGTCAAGAAGCACACGAACAGAAGCCGGCAGGCTGAGTAGGAGAGAAGTAAAAAGCGACACGCCCCTGCTGTTGCGATTACTTATTGCCATTTTTCCATTTTTGGGAACATGGACAAAGATGCTTTGA